The DNA sequence TGAGGGCAAGATCGGGGACGAAGTTGTCGTGGCGCAACGATCTTTTATACCCCTGGGGACCGATTCGGCTCAGGACCGCGTTTTTCGTCGCTTCGCTGCCGGTGCCGGCCGTGGTCGGAATCGCCACCAACGGCAGCCGGGTTCCCGGATGCGCGCGGCTGCCGATTTCTTCGAGGTATTCCTCCGTCGCGCCGTCCACGGTCAGCATGGCGGCGATGGCCTTGCCGGCGTCCAACGTGCCGCCGCCGCCGATGGCCGCGACGACCTCGAAGCCGCCCGAGCGATAGTGCGCGACCGCTTCGTCCACCAGTTGCGGCGACGGTTCGCCTTGCACCTCGACGCGGACCGCCTCCATTTGCCGCGCCGCCAGCGCTTCCAGCAGGCGATCCCACCGCTCGCCTTGCCGGTAGGAAGCGCGGCCCGTGACGAACAAGACCCGGCGCCCGTATTGCCGCAACAGGTCAGGCAATTGTTGAAACGATCCCGGCCCGAAGAGAATGCGCGGTCCGCGGGCAAAAACAAAATTCTGCGTGGCGTCCTGGGTCATGTTTTCCGGTCCCGTCGTTGACTACTTTTGGTAGGTTTTCCCCACCTGCCAGGCCGGGGCGATGTATTCGCCCAGCCGCCAATAGGCCGGCTTGGGGAAGGTGAACAGCATCGGGTTGATTTTCGTCCAGTCGGGCTGGCCGTCGACCAGGACTTCCTCATCCGCGTGCACCGCGACGATTTCGGCTAAATAGGCGGTGTCGACCCCCTGCGGGACCGTGCGGATGAGGCGGCATTCGGCCGCCAGTCGGCAGCCTTCGATCATCGGCGCGTGTGCCAATTCGCCGGTGAAGGTCTGAAACAAGCCGCTTTTATCGACCTTGTGGCCGGAAACCAGACCGCAGTGATCGGTGACGATCACCCACTCGGGCGGCGGCAGATTGATGCTGAACTCGCCCTGTTTCTCAATTAATTGGGCGGTGAGATGCTTCGAGTCGAGTCCGCAAACGACGACGGGCGGCTTGAAGTTGGTGATGCCGACGAAGGCGGCCGGCATGAAATTGGCCCGGCCGTCCTGTGCGGTGCCGATCAGCACCAGCGGCATCGGGAAGATGAAAGGCCCGGGAGCCAATTTGATTTTCGCCATGATTCGTTCCTCGCGGAGGTTGGGTATCTTCGACGAGCCGGCCGTTCAGCAGCCGCACCCGCCGCTGTCATTGTCGTCGTTGTCGTCGTCGGCGACTGTGTCGTTGTCGTCGTTGTCATCATTATTGTCGTCGTTATTGTCGTTGTCGTCGTTATCGTCGTCGGTGGTGTCGTCGTTGTCGTCGTTATCGTCGTCGGTGGTGTCGTCGTTATCGTCATCGTCGCCGGTGGTGTCGTCGTTGTCGTCATCGTCGTCGTCCAGGTCGTCGTCGCCGTACGGGCCGTCGCCGGGCAGGATGCCGTAAAAGACGTTCAGCCAGTAGCCGAGAACGTAATCGAAGCCGGAGCCGACGAACGTCTGGTCCTCGTAGCCGCTGCACGACACCGCGAAGACGTCGCCGCTTTGCCAGTACATGTCGGTCCACGGGCGGTCCTGCAACTCGCGCGCCTCGGCGGTTTGCGGATCGATGTTGATCAGATCTTCGAGCCACGGGATGTTGTGCAGGAATTGATCGGCCCAGACGGAGAAGGGGTCGAGCGGCTGATCGGAGCAGACGACCGGCCGCCGGTAATTCGGCGCTTCCCAGAAGTCTTGCAGCACCTTCAGGTTGTCGGCCGCGATCTGTTCCATTTCCGTCTCGTCGCAGTTGCCCAGGC is a window from the Myxococcales bacterium genome containing:
- a CDS encoding flavin reductase family protein: MAKIKLAPGPFIFPMPLVLIGTAQDGRANFMPAAFVGITNFKPPVVVCGLDSKHLTAQLIEKQGEFSINLPPPEWVIVTDHCGLVSGHKVDKSGLFQTFTGELAHAPMIEGCRLAAECRLIRTVPQGVDTAYLAEIVAVHADEEVLVDGQPDWTKINPMLFTFPKPAYWRLGEYIAPAWQVGKTYQK